Proteins from a genomic interval of Crassostrea angulata isolate pt1a10 chromosome 7, ASM2561291v2, whole genome shotgun sequence:
- the LOC128192572 gene encoding von Willebrand factor C domain-containing protein 2-like, producing MSLTIHSLCLTATIFLTVSGQDLVTSSGYHGNVYPVGSFDPSPCEICQCSSCGQAYCAIVDCFSVGCVDAVHEPNQCCPVCPNGRNCKAPDGTIIKHGDTYSTAYMTCHCLQFSTLAECAYKPPQPVQPQIV from the exons ATGTCTCTAACAATACACAGCCTTTGTCTTACAGCCACAATTTTTCTGACGGTCAGTGGTCAGGACCTTGTCACATCTTCAGGCTACCACGGTAATGTCTACCCGGTCGGGTCCTTCGATCCCTCTCCATGTGAGATCTGCCAGTGTTCGTCCTGTGGACAAGCCTATTGCGCCATTGTAGACTGCTTTTCCGTCGGTTGTGTCGATGCCGTCCACGAACCTAACCAATGCTGTCCTGTGTGTCCTAACG GTCGAAATTGCAAGGCTCCAGATGGAACCATTATTAAACATGGCGACACCTACTCGACAGCATATATGACGTGTCATTGCTTACAGTTCAGCACTCTGGCGGAATGCGCCTACAAACCCCCGCAGCCAGTTCAACCTCAAATCGTCTAG